ATGCCTCTGCCAATGCGCAGAAGGCAAATACCACTATTGCCAGCAGGTAAACCTTTGCCTCACGACTGCCGCCTAATGCCCGGCGAACCAGGTATACCAATACGACAAGAATAGCAGCAAAAGAGGTTGCAGCCAGGATCCGCAAGAAATACATGGTAGGCTCATTCATCTGCTGATAAGGAATAGGCGCCAGTATCAGTAAAGCCATTATTCCCATCACCAGCTTTCCTGCGGTGATCACCTTATGGTACCAGCTGGCCCTGTTCATTTGCGTGAATACCTGCAAAAACTGCAATGAAGCAATCATATTGAGTACTGCAAATAAAGGTCGCGACCGGCTGGGGAAATAAGTCCATTCCGGCCATAAATAATGAAAACCTAACCCTTTGTCGGCCCAGATCCATAATGTTACGGAGAGCACGTATAATGAATACCAGAAGTACACCCTATCGCGCGTAGTAGCGAACAGGAACCAGCCGAATAAAATAATCAGCACTACTATGCCTGTAAGCAAACCATTCAGCAGGTTCTCCCGGGAAGCTGCCGCCAGCAACTGCGCTGCGGATCTTATCGTAAAATTTACGTTGAGGGATTCATGGTGCTTATCTACCAGCAGCAGGTAGGTTTCAAAGCCTGCTGTAAAAGGAAAAACAAAAGAGGAATACTGCAAGGGCCGCTGTTCAAAAGGATAGTAATCGCCGGTCACTGACAAGCGGTGTATGCTGCCGTCGTTTGTTACTCCATACCATTCGAGGCGGTTAATATGTGCATTGTCTGTTACCAGATACCAGTCGTTGCCGGCAGGCGCCTGGCGTGCGTCAATGGCCATCCAGAAAACGGAAGAGGTAAAACCGGGTTTCAGGGCCGGTGCCGGCATCACAGAAAAGCTGCCTTTCTTTAGTAAACGGAAGGCTTCCCGGGCTGTAGCGGTACGGCTGCTATCTTCCCAGATCCGCATTAAGGTTATAGTGCTATCGTCCGGACGGGCCTGTAAAAGGCCTGCCGGAAACAAAATTATCAGCAAAAATAAAAGCGGGTTTAGCCTTCGCATAGCGTCTTTCACAAGATACATCGTGAAATTTGCATTAACTACCTTGAAAAAGGTATTTTTTAGTGTCACAAATACATTAAATTTACCGTGGTTCAACCCTCACCCCTTTAATACCCCCGTCAGCAAAGCATTCAAAAGCAAGAGGTTGTCTCAACAGAGACAACCTCTTGTGTTTTTTACAAAAACGAAGACGCCTTCTTTTGGAAGGCGTACCCTTAAAATTGTATCCCATATTCAGAGGATCTCAAAAAAAAGACACCTGCCAATTGCAGGTGTCGTTCCATATTTCAATTACTTTTTCTTATGCTTATCCTGCAGGTCCTTTAATTTCTGCTGAGATTCAAGCATCTGCGAATATCGCTCCTGCCACTTGCTTTTCGTCTTGGGCTTTTTACGGTTCGCATCCATCTTAGCGAGGATCTTATCATGATCGATAATATAATGCTGGATCACAAACTGTAAGGCCAGTGTAACTACGTTGGACACAGTATAATACCAGGTCAGTGCCGAAGGCAGCTTATTGAACACAAATAACAGGATGAAAGGGAAAATATAGGGCATGTATTTCAACGCAGGGTTATCCTGTGTAGGCGTCATGCTCATATTGTAAATAGAGATGAGGAAGCTAGTAACCACCGCAGTGATTGTAAACAAGCTCAGGTGATCGCCCAGTCCGGGTATACTGAAAGGGAATTTCAGTACATCGTCAAATGCCGACAGATCTTTTGACCATAAGAATTCCTGTCCGCGTAACGCGAGGTTGGAGTTAAAGAAACTATATAATGCAAAGAAGATAGGGATCTGCAATAAGGCGGGAATACAACCTCCCAACGGATTCACGCCGGCTTCGCGGAACAGCTTCATCTGCTCCATTGCAAACGCCTGCTGATCATCGCCCAACCTTTTCTTAATGGCATCCAGTTCCGGACGCAATACCTTCATTTTAGCGCCGCTCAAATAGCTGCTATAGGTTAATGGAGAAGTCACCAAACGAATAAACAGGGTAAGCAGTAAAATCACCCATCCGTAGTTACTTACCAGGCTGGCAAAGAAATTAAATACCGGCATGATGATCCATTTGTTGATTGGACGTACAAATGAATACATATCCCTACCCAGGTTCACGATCTTGTCCATTTCGGGAGCGGCGTTCTTCAATGCCTTGTATTCGTTAGGACCATAGAACAATTGCAGCGGGACAGCGATCTCAGCCGATGCCGGCGCTTTGATCTGCAGATTTGCCTTAACGTTACTCAACACATCGGAAGAATCTGTTCTGCGCGCCCAGTTCACTTCGCCGCCTGCAAAACCTGACCTGCTGATAACCGTTGTGTTAAAGAACTGCTGAACAGCGCTTACCCATTGTACAGGCTTCTCAAACTTTTTGTTGGTTTTGGAAGAAATATAGTCAAAGTCTCCGCCTTCGCTAAAACAGATATTACTCTGTTGCCTTTCGTAGTCCCTGGAACGTTCGTGGCTCTCGGGGTTTACATTCCACAGGAAGTTGAGCACATTGCCTGTAAGCAGTTTGTCGGCTTTTACCATTCCGATGTTCCAGTCGATCAGGTATTCGTTGGGTTTAATAACAAACTGGTGTGTTACGCGCTCTCCCCCGGCAGCAGCCAGCGTGTAGGTAAGCGTTTGGCTACCGTCTGCATTTTTAACAACGGGTGACGCCTGGAAAAACAGCTTTGAGACCTCTGCTGCATGTCCATCGGATGTATTGATATTATAAGTCAGGTTGTCGCCTTCCTGCGCGCCCAGTTCCACTGTTTTACCGTCGTGAGCGCGATATTTTTTCAGCAGCACGCTTTTTACCCGGGCGCCTTTGTTGCTGAAGCTTACTTTCATCAACTCATTCTCTACTACGGTCAGTTGCTCTGCTCCGTTTGCAGCATCGAGGAAAGTACCGGCATCGTTAACCCTGGTAGCAGAATCCCTTCTGACAGAGTCCTGTGCCGCAGCAGCCTTATCGGCGGGCGTGATCTTGTTCAGATTGGCCAAAGCAGTAGAATCTTCCAAGCGTTTTCTTTCCGCGATAACAGCCTGATTCTGTCTGCCGGTGTACCAGAAAAAGGTAATAAACAATATCCCCAATAACACAAAACCAATGATCGTATTCTTATCGGTCTTCATATATGACTATAAAAATTGAGCGGCAAAGGTAGGGATTGAAATGAAGAACGCCGCTCAAAAGGGCGGCGTTCTTGGAAACTAATGATTTTTAACTACTTGTATACCGCCTATCCGCTTTTTGCACCCTATATCAACATACTTGTTTCAAAAACAGCTTTATTTTTCAGCGGTAAACCGATTTTAACGTCCACCGCCGGGGCAGTTACGTTTCAGGAATTCGGTGAAAGTGCTTTTCAGATGTTTCGTTGTTCCTTCGCCCTCGTTGATAGAATGGGTACGGTTAGGATAACTCATCAGCTGGAACACTTTGTCGTATTTGATCAGTTCATTTATCAGCATCTCTGCGTTCTGGTAATGCACATTGTCGTCGCCGGTGCCATGCACCAGCAGCAGCTTACCTTTAAGATTCTTTGCATAAGTAACCGGCGAGCCGTTTACAAAATCTTCACGGTTCTCCTGCGGGATCCCCATGTAACGTTCCTGGTAAATATTATCGTAGGTCAGTTGGTTTGCTACGGGTGCAATAGAGATACCGGTTTTGTAGATCTGCGGATACTGAAACAACAGGTTTAATGTAGTAGAGCCGCCGCCGCTCCAGCCCCAGACTGCAATTCTGCTGGTATCTACAAACGACCACTGTAGGATCTTTTCAGCTGCCTGCGCCTGGTCGCGGATATTGATGCGACCTATATTACGGTAGATAGCTTTTCGCCATGCCGCACCTTTGGCAGCTGGTGTGCCGCGTCCGTCGAGACTTATCTGAATATATCCGTCTGCTGCAATATCACCATCGTATAAGCGGGTTCCTGCACTGCCGTAGCTGTCTTTAACCGTTTGGGTTGCGGGCTCGGTGTATACATAAAACAGGACAGGATATTTCTTCGTTGAATCGAAGTGGGCAGGTTTAATCATCCAGCCATCCATGGTTACCCCTTCGGCAGTTGTTACCTGGAAGAATTCTACCGGATAACGCGGACCTGGTTTGCCCGGGCTACGCTGCTGGTTGCTGATGGTAGTATGCTTAGGCAGGCTTACCCATTCACCCATAGGAGGCGTATTTGCATTCGAAAACTGATGTTCGGCATAAGCGCCGTTAGGCGACACTTCATAACTGTGTGTGCCCTTCTGGCTGGCAGGCGACAACAAAACATTCTCACCTGTATTTATATTCACGCGGTACAGGTATTTCTGTGTAGCATTTTCAGGCGATGCCATATAATAGATGTTACCTGTTTTATCGTCAATAGCCTGGATGGTCATGATATCATACTTGCCTGTAGTAATGCGCTTCTCCGTTTTTCCATCCCTGCTTACCAGGTAGATGTGCCTGTAACCATCCTTCTCTGAAACCCACAGGAAATTTTTACCGCCATTCAACCATTCCCATCCTTCCGGAATATCGCTCCAGCGGGCTTTTATATCAATCCAGGCTTTTTCGGTTTCGGTATATATTACCTGAGCTGCGCCAGTGGCGGCAGTACACAGGAATATTTTACTTTCATTTTGTTTGCGGTTCAGTTGCTGTAGTACCAGCTCTGTAGCGTTTGCAGCCCATTCCATGCGTGGGATGTAGTGCTGGCGGTTATCGCCGGGCACGTTCATCCAGCGGGTTTGTGCGGTAGTGATATCTACTACCCCCACTTTGCATGGTGACGGCGCCTCTCCTACTTTAGGATACTCGACAGGAACAGTAAAAGAATAGATAGAGTCTGTATTGTTGATCATCAGGAAGTTCCTGATCTGACGTGCGTCAATTTGCCAGTAGGCGATCTTTTTACTATCGGGACTCCAGCGGAAACCATCGCGGCAATCAAACTCTTCTTCATACACCCAGTCGAAAGTACCGTTGATCATACGGTCTGTACCATTCGTGGTCAATGCCTTTTCCTTGCCAGTAAGGGCATCTTCCATATAGATATTATGCTCGCTAACGTAAGCTACTTTTGAGCCATCGGGCGACAGCTTTGCAAACATCAGCGAGGCTGCAGCACGTGCTGTCCCTACTTTACGCAGTTTACCTGAAACCAGGTCGAGCAACCAGTAGTCGCCACGCGTATCCAAACGCCATACTTTCTTGCTATTGGTATAGATCAGCAGTTTTTTACCGTCTTCTGAAAAGAAGAAATTACGCACTTTTAAAGGTGCACTGCTATCCTTAGGTGTAAGGCGGGAGGGTTCCACTATTACTTTTCTTCCAAATGCCGGAAGCTGGTACTGGACGATAGCGCCTTCTTCTTCCTGGTAAAAACCATTGCCATCGGTTGTCCATTGATATCCTGTTGGCGGCTGGGCTTCTGAACGGGTTGCAATAAGCAGTGCGGCAATGCCGAGCAGTTTAAAAAAATGCTTCATTCTGGTAGCTTCTTTTTCTTGGTTTATTGGTATAATCTAACTTCTGTATACTTAATGACCGGCAGCCTTTTAGCTGCCGGTCACAGGCAAGATAAGTATTGCCGCTTTATATGTTATATTAAATAGCTTCGCTCTGCAGCACTGTGTTCTTCAGAATACTTTTCTGGTCGTTATAACTGCGCGCTGCTGCTATAAAGTGTACGAATAAAGGCGCAGGGCTTTCCACTGTACTCTTCAGTTCGGGGTGATACTGAACGCCGATAAAGAAAGGATGGCTGGGGATCTCCATGATCTCCACAAGACCAGTTTCGGGGTTGCTTCCGCTGAATACGACACCGCTTTCTTCATATTTAGAAAGATACTGGTTGTTGAACTCGTAACGATGACGATGGCGTTCGCTGATCTCAGTGCTTCCGTAAATACGATGTGCCAGGCTACCTTCTTTTATTGCACATGGATAAGCGCCTAAACGCATGGTACCGCCAAACTGGGTAACTTTTTTCTGTTCTTCCATAATGCTGATAACCGGATCGGGGGCATTGGCATCCATCTCGGTAGAGTGTGCGCCTGTTAAGCCCAGTACATTACGGCCGTACTCAATAACAGCCATTTGCATACCCAGGCAAATACCAAAGAACGGCAAACCATTTTCACGTGCATACTGTACTGCAACGATCTTACCTTCGATACCACGCAATCCGAAGCCAGGCGCTACCAGCAGGCCATCGAGGCCATCGAGTTTTTCTCCTACGTTTTCAGGAGTGATGTATTCACTATGTACGTTCACGACCTGTACTTTCACCTCATTCATGGCGCCGGCATGTACGAAGCTTTCGAGGATCGACTTATAAGCATCCTGTAGTTCAATATATTTTCCGATAAGGCCAATAGTAACTTTGCTCTTAGGATATTTCAGTTTATCGAGAAAGCCTTTCCATTTTTCGAGTTCAGGTTCTTTATATGCGGTGATATTAAGTTTGCGCATACAGATAAGATCGAGCTTTTCGCGCAGCATCATCAAAGGCACTTCGTAAATAGTAGATGCATCCATCGCTTCAATTACCGCTTCTGTTTTAACATTACAGAACAGTGCAATTTTACGTTTAATATCATTGCTCAAAGGCTCTTCGGTACGGCACACGATGACATCGGGATGAACGCCGGTTTCGCTCAGCATTTTCACGCTGTGCTGGGTTGGTTTGGTTTTCAATTCTTTTGCTGCGCGCAGGTAAGGAATGAGCGTGAGGTGAATTACCGCAACATCTTCTTCGGGCAATTCCCATTGCAGTTGGCGAACTGCTTCTATAAAAGGTAAGCTTTCGATGTCGCCTACTGTACCGCCAATTTCGGTGATCACGATATCAAACTTGCCTTCTTTGCCTAAAAGCAGCATGCGGCGTTTGATTTCGTCGGTAATATGCGGTACCACCTGAACGGTTTTGCCCAAATAGGCGCCTTCGCGCTCACGGTTGATAACGTGCTGATATATACGGCCTGTAGTAACGTTATTAGACTGGGAAGTGAATATATTAAGGAATCGTTCGTAGTGTCCAAGATCCAGATCGGTTTCAGCCCCATCTTCTGTTACATAACACTCACCATGCTCATAGGGGTTTAACGTGCCCGGATCTACGTTAATATAGGGATCCAGCTTTTGAATTGTTACCCTGAAACCACGAGCCTGCAGTAGCTTAGCCAACGACGCCGCGATAATTCCCTTTCCCAGACTACTGGTTACACCACCAGTAACAAAAATGTACTTTGCCATATATATGGATGTTAGATTGAACACACGAAACAATACAATAACGACGAATACTTTACTATCCGGCGACAATTGTAAACAATAAATTCAGTTTGGTGACCTGTGCTGTGAAGGTCATGCAAACCTAAATCAATTTTCTGTTTTAAAAAAATGAGGGACCTTAAAGATGTATAAAAAGCCGGTTACATATCATTAACGATCTTTTTATAACTGGTCACCACCCCTTTTATCAGCGAAGAGCTGAATCCCTGGTGTTCCATTTCGTTTAAACCGGCAATGGTGCAGCCCTTGGGTGTGGTTACCTTATCGATTTCCTGTTCGGGATGGGTATGTTTTGTTAATAACAATTCGGCGGCCCCTTTTACCGTTTGGGCGGCAATAAGTGATGCCGTAGCAGCGTCGAAGCCGATTTCGATGCCTCCCTGTATATTGGCGCGGATATAGCGCATGGCGTAGGCAGTACCGCAGGCGCCCAATACCGTAGCCGCATCCATTAATTTTTCTTCTATTACAACAGTTTTTCCGAGCTGGTTGAACAGATCTTTCACGAATTGCTCCTGTTCTTTGCTGGCATTGTACTTACAGATACAGGTGATACTTTCCCTGATAGCTATTGCGGTATTGGGCATGGCGCGGAATAGAGTGAAGTCTTCCCCCACCACTTCCTGCATATCCTTGACCCAAATACCGGTGATGACACTAATGAGCGTATGTCTTTTGGCGTCGAGGTCGGGTTGCAGCTGTTCCAATATATCTTTTACCTGGAAAGGCTTGACTGCAAGGATGATCCAGTCGGCGAACTTGACAGCCTCCGCATTATTATTACTTACCAATACGCCTTTTTCTTCCAGCGGTTGCAGGGTAGAAATATTACGTTTTGTAATGATAATATGTTTAGGCTGAATGAATCCGCTGCTGATTAATCCTTCGGCTATGGCCGTACCTAAATTACCGCCGCCAATGATGGCTATCTTTTTGCTCATTATGCTGAATTGTTCGATGGAGGCACAAAGCTAGGAAATATCTGCGTTTTTTACCATACCAGGTGATGTGCCGGCAGGAACTCTTTACCCGATCAAGGCGGCTTATTAGCGGCTTTAGTGCGGCTTTTATCCGGCAACTTTGCAACAATGTAGCAAATAAAGATTTAAACCCCTAGTTTTGCAGCATACCTAACGCAAATATTCCATGACGACAACCACTGCAACCGATATACTTCATGCTTCATCCGACGTTATCATTATTGGCGGCAGCTACTCGGGGCTTTCTGCTGCCATGGCCCTGGGGCGTGCACTCAGAGATGTATTGATCATAGACAGTGGCCTGCCATGTAACAGGCAAACGCCCTACTCGCACAACTTCGTTACACAAGACGGCAAACCTCCCCAAACGATTGCTGACGAAGCGAAGGCCCAGGTATTGCAATACCATACTGTGAGGTTGCATAACGACCTGGCTACTGCGGCTACAAAAACGGAGGGAGGTTTCCGCGTCCAGACCCAATCCGGACAAACCTTTTCCGCAAAAAAATTATTGTTTGCAACCGGGGTTAAAGACATTATGCCTGCTATCCCAGGGTTTGCGGAAAGCTGGGGGATATCGGCCCTTCATTGCCCATATTGTCATGGTTATGAAGTAAGGCATCAAAAAACGGGAGTTATGTGCAATGGAGAATTGGGTTTCGATTTTGCACGCTTGATAGCTAACTGGACGGGAGATCTTACGCTTTTCACCAATGGGCCTTCTACCTTGCATGCGGCGCAAACCGCCAGGCTTGCACAACTGAATATTCCCGTTATAGAAACAACGATCAGCGCGTTAAAACATACAAACGGTTATATAAAGGCGCTTGTGTTGAGCGACGGCAATGCCATT
The Filimonas effusa genome window above contains:
- a CDS encoding sensor histidine kinase, whose protein sequence is MLIILFPAGLLQARPDDSTITLMRIWEDSSRTATAREAFRLLKKGSFSVMPAPALKPGFTSSVFWMAIDARQAPAGNDWYLVTDNAHINRLEWYGVTNDGSIHRLSVTGDYYPFEQRPLQYSSFVFPFTAGFETYLLLVDKHHESLNVNFTIRSAAQLLAAASRENLLNGLLTGIVVLIILFGWFLFATTRDRVYFWYSLYVLSVTLWIWADKGLGFHYLWPEWTYFPSRSRPLFAVLNMIASLQFLQVFTQMNRASWYHKVITAGKLVMGIMALLILAPIPYQQMNEPTMYFLRILAATSFAAILVVLVYLVRRALGGSREAKVYLLAIVVFAFCALAEALYHMGLIALPSYLEKYSMFTGIVLEMIIITFGLASRFNSYRRDKEELLVQMNIQQKQLTDTIVAVQENERKVLADQLHDELGSMLSLASLNISALPQDEKREQAAVILGMVTHTVRNISHQLTPVAIEKYGFRHATEDLVRLANTSGKLNITLVFIGFEGEQPYAVTFHNTLYRIIQELVQNIIKHAGATQALVQVVEHDDVVSILVEDNGRGIPRHVQEQGNLFLRSIRTKVAYLEGQMNVENVLPQGSLVNIEIPLSYQKNSTK
- the yidC gene encoding membrane protein insertase YidC produces the protein MKTDKNTIIGFVLLGILFITFFWYTGRQNQAVIAERKRLEDSTALANLNKITPADKAAAAQDSVRRDSATRVNDAGTFLDAANGAEQLTVVENELMKVSFSNKGARVKSVLLKKYRAHDGKTVELGAQEGDNLTYNINTSDGHAAEVSKLFFQASPVVKNADGSQTLTYTLAAAGGERVTHQFVIKPNEYLIDWNIGMVKADKLLTGNVLNFLWNVNPESHERSRDYERQQSNICFSEGGDFDYISSKTNKKFEKPVQWVSAVQQFFNTTVISRSGFAGGEVNWARRTDSSDVLSNVKANLQIKAPASAEIAVPLQLFYGPNEYKALKNAAPEMDKIVNLGRDMYSFVRPINKWIIMPVFNFFASLVSNYGWVILLLTLFIRLVTSPLTYSSYLSGAKMKVLRPELDAIKKRLGDDQQAFAMEQMKLFREAGVNPLGGCIPALLQIPIFFALYSFFNSNLALRGQEFLWSKDLSAFDDVLKFPFSIPGLGDHLSLFTITAVVTSFLISIYNMSMTPTQDNPALKYMPYIFPFILLFVFNKLPSALTWYYTVSNVVTLALQFVIQHYIIDHDKILAKMDANRKKPKTKSKWQERYSQMLESQQKLKDLQDKHKKK
- a CDS encoding S9 family peptidase; its protein translation is MKHFFKLLGIAALLIATRSEAQPPTGYQWTTDGNGFYQEEEGAIVQYQLPAFGRKVIVEPSRLTPKDSSAPLKVRNFFFSEDGKKLLIYTNSKKVWRLDTRGDYWLLDLVSGKLRKVGTARAAASLMFAKLSPDGSKVAYVSEHNIYMEDALTGKEKALTTNGTDRMINGTFDWVYEEEFDCRDGFRWSPDSKKIAYWQIDARQIRNFLMINNTDSIYSFTVPVEYPKVGEAPSPCKVGVVDITTAQTRWMNVPGDNRQHYIPRMEWAANATELVLQQLNRKQNESKIFLCTAATGAAQVIYTETEKAWIDIKARWSDIPEGWEWLNGGKNFLWVSEKDGYRHIYLVSRDGKTEKRITTGKYDIMTIQAIDDKTGNIYYMASPENATQKYLYRVNINTGENVLLSPASQKGTHSYEVSPNGAYAEHQFSNANTPPMGEWVSLPKHTTISNQQRSPGKPGPRYPVEFFQVTTAEGVTMDGWMIKPAHFDSTKKYPVLFYVYTEPATQTVKDSYGSAGTRLYDGDIAADGYIQISLDGRGTPAAKGAAWRKAIYRNIGRINIRDQAQAAEKILQWSFVDTSRIAVWGWSGGGSTTLNLLFQYPQIYKTGISIAPVANQLTYDNIYQERYMGIPQENREDFVNGSPVTYAKNLKGKLLLVHGTGDDNVHYQNAEMLINELIKYDKVFQLMSYPNRTHSINEGEGTTKHLKSTFTEFLKRNCPGGGR
- a CDS encoding CTP synthase — translated: MAKYIFVTGGVTSSLGKGIIAASLAKLLQARGFRVTIQKLDPYINVDPGTLNPYEHGECYVTEDGAETDLDLGHYERFLNIFTSQSNNVTTGRIYQHVINREREGAYLGKTVQVVPHITDEIKRRMLLLGKEGKFDIVITEIGGTVGDIESLPFIEAVRQLQWELPEEDVAVIHLTLIPYLRAAKELKTKPTQHSVKMLSETGVHPDVIVCRTEEPLSNDIKRKIALFCNVKTEAVIEAMDASTIYEVPLMMLREKLDLICMRKLNITAYKEPELEKWKGFLDKLKYPKSKVTIGLIGKYIELQDAYKSILESFVHAGAMNEVKVQVVNVHSEYITPENVGEKLDGLDGLLVAPGFGLRGIEGKIVAVQYARENGLPFFGICLGMQMAVIEYGRNVLGLTGAHSTEMDANAPDPVISIMEEQKKVTQFGGTMRLGAYPCAIKEGSLAHRIYGSTEISERHRHRYEFNNQYLSKYEESGVVFSGSNPETGLVEIMEIPSHPFFIGVQYHPELKSTVESPAPLFVHFIAAARSYNDQKSILKNTVLQSEAI
- the proC gene encoding pyrroline-5-carboxylate reductase, which encodes MSKKIAIIGGGNLGTAIAEGLISSGFIQPKHIIITKRNISTLQPLEEKGVLVSNNNAEAVKFADWIILAVKPFQVKDILEQLQPDLDAKRHTLISVITGIWVKDMQEVVGEDFTLFRAMPNTAIAIRESITCICKYNASKEQEQFVKDLFNQLGKTVVIEEKLMDAATVLGACGTAYAMRYIRANIQGGIEIGFDAATASLIAAQTVKGAAELLLTKHTHPEQEIDKVTTPKGCTIAGLNEMEHQGFSSSLIKGVVTSYKKIVNDM
- a CDS encoding NAD(P)/FAD-dependent oxidoreductase; translated protein: MTTTTATDILHASSDVIIIGGSYSGLSAAMALGRALRDVLIIDSGLPCNRQTPYSHNFVTQDGKPPQTIADEAKAQVLQYHTVRLHNDLATAATKTEGGFRVQTQSGQTFSAKKLLFATGVKDIMPAIPGFAESWGISALHCPYCHGYEVRHQKTGVMCNGELGFDFARLIANWTGDLTLFTNGPSTLHAAQTARLAQLNIPVIETTISALKHTNGYIKALVLSDGNAIPLDALYARIAFEQHCALPVQLGCQLTEQGYLQVDNFQRTTIPGVFACGDNSSFMRAVSAAVASGTMAGAMINREMVDDRG